ACTATTCACAGCTTAAAAGTATCATTAAAGATGACAAAAAAATAAAATTAATACCATTAGGACATGATTATTTAAGGAAAATAAAAAATTATCGCGGTGATTATATTTTTATTGCAACTGCATGGAAGGAAGGAAAAGGGCTTGAAAATTTATTAAATGTTATTCAACAAATTCCGAATTGCGAACTTAAGGTAGGAGGCAAATGGATACAGGATAACTATAAAAATAAAATAGAATCAATTATAAAAAATTTAAAAATTTCAAATAAAGTTAAATTATTAGGAGAAATTAGCGAACAAGAATTAAATGATTTATACGCGAATGCTAGAGTTACCGTTATTATAAACGATGAACCAGGTTTTGGCATGCCTATTTTAGAAGCTGCTTCTAATGGATGTACTTTTATTGCAACTGAAACAAGCGGAGCAGCATATTTTTTTGAAAAAAATAAAGATGGATTTTTTTATCAATACAAGGATTATATAACTTTGAAATCATATTTAATAAAATTATTATATAATGAACGACTTGCCTATGATATGGGAAAAAATGCATGGCAAAAGGTAAAAGAGAATTATACTTGGCAAAAACACGCTCAAATTTTAATAAATGAAATAAAAAGCTTGATGATTGGAAAATAGGGCTATATAAAGTGCGATGATATTATTATGCGATATTGATTCTTAGACATAAGAGCTCTTACAATACGATAAAACAATATTGTTAAAGTTTAATTGTTTTTATATATAATTGATATACTGGAGAGAAATGAATCAGGTAATAATAATAGCAAATAATACTTTCGGAAAGATGATGAGTGGCGGAGATAGAATATGGATTGAACTCACAAAAAATTTAACGAAAACATTGAACATCGTTTTATTTACATCTGAAGAAGGTTTATTATTGCTTAAGAAGAGTCAAAAAAAAGAAGCTAATATTAGCATTATTAAAACCGATAAGGAGTTTGAATATAATAATTTATATTCTATTTTAGGATTAATTAAGATGCAAATCCGAAGAACATACAAAGGTATAAAATATATTTCAGCAAATATAGATATTATTAAAAATTCAGATTTTATATATTCATCATCTGACTTTTATCCTGATTTTTTACCAGCTTTTTTTGCAAAAATAATTAATAAAAAAATAAAATGGGTAGCCGGATTTTATCTTTTTGCACCTTTTCCATTATTCAGAAATACACCATATAAAGGAATTCATAGAGTAAAAGGACTACTTTACTGGTTTATGCAACTGCCGTCATATTTTATTGTTAAATATTTCGCAGATTATGTGTTTGTAACTAGCGAACCCGACATTAAACGATTTCACTTTAAGAAAAAGAATAAATCTAGAATTTTAGCAATAAAAGGTGGTATAGATATATCAGAATCTGAAAAATATTTGAAATTTAATGATAATATCATTCCGCTAGATAAAAGAAAATATGATGCCTGTTTCGTTGGAAGATTCCATGCCCAAAAAGGATGCCTTGAACTTATAGATATATGGAGTAATGTAAATAATAAAAAAAAATTAAAACTTGTATTGATAGGCGACGGAGAATTAAGACATGAGATAGAAAATAAAGTAGCCAAACTTTCTCTGCAGAACCAGATTGATATATTAGGCTTTTTAGACGGAAAAGATAAATATGAAATATTTAAACAATCAAAATTAATGATCCATCCTGCAATTTACGATAGTGGTGGAATGGCTATGGCTGAAGGGATGGCCTTTGGGTTACCAGGAATGAGTTTTGACCTTGAGGCTTTAAAGTCATATTATCCAAAAGGTGTTATTAAAATACCATGTTTTGATATTGATGCTTTTGCTAATGCAATTATTAGTTTGTTGGAAAATGAAAAACTTTACAAAGAATTTTCAAAAGAAGCTTATAAATATGCTAAAACCTGGGACTGGAGAGAAAGAGCAAATTATATTTATAAACAGGTTTTTGAAAAATAACATAAAATAGCGAATAATTAATTTTCTTTATAACTTAACTTAAGTAACAAAATATATATATAAAGTTTAATTGATGAATTAAAGTCTTTAATAATAATTTAAGTAAATATAATATTATCTAAAATTTAGTTAATTAATTTATCAATATGATTGTTAAGAAAATTATTAATAAACTAAATTTCCATAAGTATCCGATAATTGTTTTTATAATACTTTCCTTTATTCCTTTTTTATGGTTTCATGGTGAGCCAATATCTTTTGGAGACCCAGGATTTTTTTTTATATTTTATCATCCTAATTATATTATTAAAAAAGGCTTTTATTTAATTCTTCCAACAAACTTAGGTATCTTTCCTTATTTATTATATTTTTATCCTGTGCTTCTAATCTTTTCCGCTATTTTTTTTGTCAGCGGACATAATTATTTAATTTCGCAAGAAATTATATTTGTTTTAATAATGTTTTTTTCAATGTTATATTTTTATTTATTTTGTATGGAACTAAATATTTTTGAAAGAAACAAAAAATTTATTTCTACTATAGCTGCTATTTTTTATTTATTTAATTTATTTGTTCTTATTTATTATATTACAATATTTCAATTCAGCTTTTACTTATTGCCATTTACTTCAATATTCCTCTATATCCTTATAAAATGGTTAAATACAAAAAAAATTATTTATATTGTAATTATGTCATTAATTATTTCATTATTCTCCATAGGCGAATTTGAATTTCCAACCTATACTGTGATTATTTTATTATTTTTGTTTATCTTTATATATAAAGCTTTGGAAACGATTAATTTCAAAAATATAAAAGAAAAAATTAAATACTCAGGACTATCTTTGTTAATAATTTTTTTGATTAATATGTGGTTTATCTTGCCATTTCTATATAATTCTTTTTCAGAATATTATAGTTTTCAAAAATATACCCCAGCCTTTAAACAAATTTATTATGGAAATTCATATTTCACAAATATTTTGGAGTATTTTTCCAATGGTGCTTCTTTTGTTAATAGCGGATTTCTTAGTTCGATGCATTTTAATTGGGTAAATATGTACCATAATGATATTTTTACTATTTTAGGTTTTTTAGAAATTTTTATAATTTTAATTCCTATCATAATAAATTTTAAAAAATTTATTATGATAATATTATTATTTTTATTAGGCATTTATTTCAGCATTGGCGCAAAGCCACCGTTTAGCGATATTAAGATATGGCTATTCCAGCACTTACCTTTTACAAAGTTATTTAATGAAAATTATGCTTTTAATTCATTCGTTGTTGTCTCTGCGTCAATTTTATTTGCTTATGGCATTGGAATAATTTATAATGCTATTAAAAAAAAATTAAGATATTTATATGCCAATATTATAATATCAATTCTTCTATTTATATTTTTAGGTTTATATGTTTTTCCTTTATGGTCAAATAATATTTTTAAAGGTTATCAATTTTATAATGGAAAAAAAATATTATTTAGTATAAAAATTCCCGACTATTATAATAAAGTTAAAAAATATTTTAAACAGAGGAAAGTTAATTATAATATCCTTACGTTACCATTAGTCAGTAGTGAAAATCATTATAATTGGCATTTTGGTTTTGAAGGAAATGGCCTCACATTTTTATTATATGAGCACTCCAGCATATCAAATCTAATGCATGGTTTATTTTCTCAGGATATTTTAATAAATAAATTTCAAAATAATGATTATAAAAAATTCATTAACGCAGCAAATCTGTTTTCCATAAAGTACATCGTCTTGCAAAATGATATACTAGAATACCATAAGTATTACACATTAATAAAAAATCATTTTAATCTGAAACATATATCTAAGGCAGAATTACGCTCAATTTTAAACACATCAAAAGGCATAAAATTAGCAAGGAAATTCGGCAAACTCGACATATACAAGATATCCGATAAATATTTCCTATTCAAAGTATGGACGCCAAAAAGAGTAATATTTGTAAAGCATGAGTTAAAATTGCATGATTTAGACAATTATATGGTGCCTATTGCAATGCAAAATAGCTTTAAAGTCAGAACAGCGGTATTTGCAAAACTATTTTCTCAAAACAGGCATTCGGAAAGAATAAAAAATCATGAATTAAATAATATTGCGGATAAATATTCAAAACAGTATTCATTAATCAATAAAACATTATATATACCAGAATCTGATAAAACGCTGAAAATATCTGAAACAGTAAAAAAAATTACAGCTCCGACCATTGAATTTAAAGAAATTAACCCTTCAAAATATGCGGTTATAGTGCATAATGCAAAAGCAAGTTTCCCCCTTATCTTTAATTTAATGTATCTGAAAGGCTGGGATGTTTACCCTCAGGTTTATCCTAAAAAGACAAACGTTAATTATTCAGAAAATAATTTTAATCATAATAATAATGTAGGCGATATGTCAACGCAGCCTGATAGCAATACTTATAAAAATACGATATTTCCGGGCAATAAATTTATCTCCAAAGATATAAACGGAACAGCGCAAAACAATAACATTCCAGACGGGCATATCCTGCAGACTTTGTTTGAAAAACCCCTTCCCGCCAAATATCATTTTGTTGCCGACGGCTATTCTAATTCGTGGTGGATTAATCTTAACTATATTAAAAAATTAGGTCGGCAGTATTATAAAGTAAACAAAAACGGAACGGTAAATTTTGAACTGATAATTGATTACTGGCCTCAAAGACTGCTGTATATAGGTTTGATTATTTCAGGTTCATCACTATTTATTATAATAGCTTATCTAATTTACGACGCTACAAGAAAAAGAAAAAATAAAAAGGGCATAAAAAATAATATTGAAAGTAGCAATGCAGATGAAGATATAAACGTTAAAAATACAAAAATTTAGCTAATTAATCAGTTAAATAAGATTAAAATATTAAATAATATCTGACACTTAAAAAAATATATTGTTTATTAGGCGATTATGAGCGTAGACAAAAAAATAATTTCAGACGTAAAAACTATACTTTCAGGGCTGTTTAAAACAGGTTTAAACGTATGGAAAAATAAACTTAAAATCGTTAAATGGGTTGCCATTATTCTTATTCTGTTTTTTGCCTACAGAGTTTATAAAATTTTAACGGTTCATAAAACTGTAATTCAAAATCATGTTGTATCTAAAATAATTCATGTAAAAAAAACCGGTTATTACAGGCTGTCGGTTTATATCAAACCAAAAACAGCCTACTTCCGTAAAAGGCAAATACTGGCCCAAATAAAAGGTCTCCATAGAATTTCAGGATTAACCGTCCATAATTATTTATACGCTTATAAATCTAAAATTTTATTAAATAAAGAAAATATTGATAAATTTAAAAAGGACAAATACCGTCATTTAATATTCAAGGCGAAGATAACAGGAAAAGGAAGTTCTCCTTTTATTCTATTTTATGTTTCTTTTTCTAATCCAAATTTGCCGGACAGAATCATTTATACGCCTGTTAATATTCCCGTAAAAAACGTGCTCAGAAATTATACCGCGCTGGGAAGATTCAGAAAAAACGGATATATTAAACTGACCAAAAATCCATATAAGAAAAAACCCGCTGTCGGACTGACAAAATCTCTATACCTTTATCCTAAATTTGCTATAAAAGGTAGAATTAAATACGTTAAAGCCTATATTGAATATGAAATAAAACATAAAAAATATTTTTCAAAATATTTTAGTCTGCCAAACGGCGGCTTAATAAATCTTTACAGCATAATTAAAAACAAAAAAATCAAACATTGGAGAAACGCTAAAATTGTTAAAATTGATTTTGTCGTAAAAAAATATAAAAAAATAAAAGGCGCTGTAAAATTTATTAATCTTGGTTTAATATATCCAAATTATGAACCATTGAAAAAAACGTTTGAAGATTTTATATATAAAAGATATTTAACGCGATTTACGCAAAAAAGCAAGCTGTTTAATAAAATGCTTTTAAAATATATCAGACATGTTAAAAAAAACGGAGCATTTGTTTCTGCGAAAATAATAAAGCAGAATTTAATCCATAAAATATTAGATAAGATATTTTTAATTGATTATAACACTAAAATAAAGCATATCGGTCATATTAAAAATAAAATAGTCAGACATTTTTACAGGTTTGTATATAAAAAATACTTGATAAAACAGAATCTATTAAGTCATTCGTTACCGCATTTTAATAAACCAAAATATTTTTATAAAAATATTTTAATCCCTATTCCTTCAAAGGATGTTTTGGTAATAAAAAGAGAAGGCTATAACGGAAAAAAATCTTATTACAGCAAAAAAATTTATGATGTATATGTATATTTCTACAAATTAAAATTTTATAAATATTGGTCTTCAGATAGACATATTTTAAAAGAAATACTTAGGAATTATCATATTAAAAGCAATAGCTTATTTAAACTTTTCATGCTAAGAGGAAGTAACGATGATTACTGGTACGGCAAATATTATTATGAGCGTTATCCAATATTGAAAAGTTTAAGGTTTTTTACTTTTGATAAAAAAATGAAAAAGATAAGCGGATATTTTTATTATAAAAGTCTCCCAATGAAATATCCTGAATTTTTAAAATTTCCGGCTAATTTATATTCAGGTAAAACAAAAAAAATTAATTTAATAAATTTTTTAAATTTGTCTCCCGAATTTGATTATCAAAATCAATTAACTTTAATAAATTTTTTCAGCACAAATCCGTTCAATTTTTTAAAGAATGTTTTTTTATTAACTAAAAATAAAAAAACGTTAAATATAAAGAGTAGTAGTAGTAGTAGTAGTAGTAGTAGTAGTAGTAGTAAATTTGGCGTGGCAGGCAAAAATCATGGAAAACTGTTTTTTAAAATAATCAAAACTAGCTATCGATTTTATAAAAAAATCTTTATTTTAAAATTTAAAACATACACTGCCCATAACTATAATTATGGATTAATTCGTTTTAGGACTAATATAAATTTAAGAAACATGAAAAAACTGGTAGTTAACGGTTTTTTGGTTAACCATAACGATACTAAAAAAATTAGAGTTCCGTTGACTTATTATTTGAGAAAAGATAAATTAGTTGTTATAATGTCGCATATAAAATCAATTAATTTAAGGAATTATAATAAATTTATCTTAATAATTAATAAAAAAAATATAACTCATTACGGCAGATTTAATTTTAAATTAATTAATAATAAAATCTATTTGATAAAATATTCTTTATCTCATATTGCATTAATGAACCTTTTATTAAATCAAACCTTGTTTAAAATTAATACTAAAAAATTATCTTTAAAAGATTTTAATTTATCTTCAGGACAGATAAATAAATTGTTTAGAAAATATGGTTATTGGTTGCATAAAAAAATATTTCTTGAAAGAGGCGTCTATTTCATTAAAAATATTACCTCTCAAAATTCAAATTTTACAATCTCTCTAATAAGCTTAAACAAAATTAGAAAATGAAAACACTGACAAATAATATTATATTTATCATATTACACATTGTAGGTATAGCTTTTGCCATAGATTTGATTTTTAGGATTGTCCACGGTAAACTGGGTTTCGGATTTCAATGGCTTGGATTAATTGTTGTTATCCTGTACGGGTTATGGGTGCGCTATATATTAAGAGAAAAATATTTTAATAAAATTGAATTTTTTAAAACAAGGCTGTCCGCCCCGTATTCTCTAGGGGCTGTTTTAATGCTTTTTATTGCCATGATTATTGATTTAGCCGGCAATGAAAGGCTTGCGAACGGTTTTGCAATTATTGTTTTTTATCTTTTAATAGCGACTGTGGTTATTGAAGGAACAGACTCTATTAAACAGAGGTTAAAACATCGAATGCAAAACTAATGCATATAAAATAAAATTCATATAAAAGTTAAGTCCATATTTTATTTTAATAAATTAATTATTAAAATTCCCATTAGAATTAATTCTTTTGAGAATAAAATTACATTGGCTGTTATAAATTATTTTAAATTTTCCTTTGTTTATAATGCCGTCAAGATCTTTAATCAGTTTTTTATCTTTTCTATGATACATTTGCCGATATACGCATGTTGAAATAATTATATATCTCACATTTTTATTAATTTGCGGAAATAAATATACCTTCTTTTCCTTAAAATCCCACGGATAAGCGAACATACTGACGGAAGTTACAGAATCTTCGGGTATCTTTTTTAATGCCGTTTTATAACTTTTTATATCAATATTTTTATCTAATTTGTAAATTTTTAAATTAAATATATTATCTAACACGTTGTAATTTAGCTGAGAATAATTCTGAATTATATAAGGAATTACGATAAGCATTGCTAACAGTGTGAAATTAAAAAGTTTACTGTTTTTGTCTAATTTTTTAACTAAAAAACTCTGCTTAAGATTTTTTATACCGTAAATACTTGCTAAAACAAAAAACGGAATAACGTAAAATGAATACTGTAATATAAATTCTGATTGAAACGAATAATTAACCAATAAATTCATCATTAATGCAGGAATGATTATTAGAAAATATCTTCCGGAAAACAATGGCAATAAAAGAAATGCTAAAAAAAGAAATAAAACAAATTTAAAATAGATAGTGATGTTGTTATAAAAAGGTAAAAAAATTGATTTCAAAAGTCCCGAAAAATTAAATTCATATAAATCCTTTAAACCATAACTAATCATAGGGAATCTGTTCGTATCCATATATGACCCACCATTTGTTACAAGTGCTTTATAGGTATCGTAATTCATATGCGGCAACATAATGAAAATTGCAGACAATCCATAAATTATGGAAATAACCGCCAAAACGTAGGCGTGTTTATTTCTATAATCCGTTAAAAACATAAATATACATACCCCGGTTGCATAAATAAAGGAATCTATTTTCGTTATTAAAATTAAAAAAAAGAATATATAAAGCAATAGATTTTGTTTTTTTTTTGCAAAATATAACGCAAAAGATATGAAAGGAACATAAAATACCGAAACATGAAAATCAAACATATTTCCGGTATGAAGCTGAGGATTTAAAAGCAGAAGCAAAGGAGCAAGGTAAGCCCCATTTTTTCCGATTATGTCTTTATAAAGCCAGTAGAAAGGAAAAGCGCTTATTCCAATTAAAAAAGACTGCAGTATAAGAAATAATGAAACATGAGGAATGATTTTGTATAGAAAACCTAAAAAGAAATATAAGGGTTCCAAATATCCGCTTCCATAAAAAATATGGGTTCCGTAACTCATAAAATGTCCGTGAGCAATGCGATAAATATTATGCATTTCAGCTCCAAAATCCATATAAGACGCGTGAAATGTTTCATATCTTAATATAGTTGCTGCTGAAAAAATAATTGTATATATTACGGCAAATACTAAGGGGGGATAATTTTCTTCTATTTTTTTAAAAAAAGTCATTTTGTTTTCAATATTCAATATTATTAAATTTTAATCATAAATAATACTTATTTCTATTTTTGATAATAGCAATATTTGTCATGTGTTTATAATGCAGGGTTTTTAATTCATAATCCCACTTTTGTTTGAATTTTTCTTTATTGCATACATTAACATTATTATTTTCATTTTTAGCATCATCATTAAATCTTATATTATTTCTATTTTTACTAATTGCTTTTTTCTTTCCATAGGTAACATTCTCATAATGTATTACTAACGATTTAGGCTGATAAACGACTTTGTATCCCCTTTTCCTTACTTCAAATGCAAGGTCCGCATCTTCATAATATGCAGGGGCATATCTTTCGTCAAACCCGCCTATATCTTTAAATAACTCTTTTCTGATCATTATACAGGCGCCTGAAATATAATCAGCTTCTTTAATGTAATTATATTCGGGTCTGTTTGGATTGTCTAATCTTCCAAATTGCCATGAATCGCCTTCTTGCCATATTATTCCTCCTGCCTCAAGAAGAACGCCGTTAGGATATATAAATTTAGGACCGACCATTCCTATGCTTTTATCCTTTTCTATCAATAGTAAAAGATTATTAAGCCAGTCTTTTTGGACCTTGGTATCGTTATTTAAAAACAGGATATATTTGCCTGACGCATGTTCAGCCGCATTATTGCAGTTTTTTATAAAACCAAGATTGTTTTTATTTCTGATTATTTTTACATTTTTCACATATTTTTCAATATTTACTGTTTCATCGGATGACTTATCGTCGGCTATTATTATTTCATAACTGCAATTAATATCCCCTATCTCATTATAGTCTTTTGATCTGCAATAATCCTTCGTATTTTCTAAAATGGACTTTAAACACATATAGGTAAAATTCCACTGGTTATAAACAGGAATTACAATAGATACTGAACAAGGGTATTTATGGGCAGACATTTCAAAAGTTGGGAAAATAAGCGGGGTGAAATTTTGTTTTAACTTTTTAAAATTTTTATTATAACTGCTGCTAAAAAATATTAAATTAATAGCGTTTATAAATACATTAAACCTGCACTTTTTTAAATAATACCATACCTTCATTATCCTATTTTTAGAAATTATCATGTTATAGTAAGATGTTAAGTTTTTTATATAATTTTTTTAACTTATTTTATTTGCAATTATATTATAATAGTAATTAATGCAATGTTTATGTACATATTTAGTAAATTAACAACAATAACAATAAGCTGTAACATTAATATTTTATAAAAAAGTTTTTACAATAGTTATGTAATTAATATAATTAATATGGTATCGATAAAAAATTATAACATATAAGTAAGTGAAATAAAAACCATTTTGCCATTAAATAATCTATCAAATAAACAAAGATTTATAAGAAATTTTTCGCTACTGCTAAGCTCCCGCGTTTTAACCGCAGTATTAACGCTTCTTGTCAATATTCTGCTTATTAAGAGACTTGGTACCTCTATCTACGGCGAATTCGCTTTCGCTCTTACTCTGAGCGGATATTTTTTGTCTATCGCCGATACTGGCTTATCGCCTTTCGGAGAGACGGAGGCTGCAAAACATAAAAGCGATATAAATAAAATCGTCGAAGATATATCTTCTGCAAGATTTTTGCTTTCATTAATTTCAACGGTTATTATTATCTTTATAGGACTATTAATGTTTAAAGATAGCCCGCGGCAAAAAAGCATGCTGATAGTTATTGCCTTTCTACCCCTAATATACTCTTCCAATTTTTCATGGGCGTTAAGAGGCATTGAAAAAAACCATGTAATTCTGACAACTAACCTTATAGGAGGATTAATTTATTTTCTTGGAGTTTTATTAATAGTTAAAAATTCAAAATGGTATTTAACCGCTGTTTTGTTATTTTTAGCCAGCAATATTATAACTTCCGCTTTTCAATTCGGTTATATTAAAAAATTAATAAAAAAAATAAAAATTAGTTTTTCATACGTTTCAGTTAAAAAAACCGTTAAGAATTCCCTGCCGTTCGGGATTTTTTCATGGTTCAGTGTTTTATATATAAGCTATCCTATTGTTTTTCTAAAAATTTTCAGCGATAATAAAAATATCGGATTATACTATATAACATACAAGCTTATGGTGTTTATCTTCGTTATATTCAATTTAACGGGCAATGCTTTCATTCCAGTCATTTCGGACGCTATAAAAGCAAAAGACAATGAAAAAGAATCAAAAATTTTAAGCGAACTCATTAAATTTACTTACACTTTTTCAATTCCTGTATGCTTCGGCGGTTTTGTAGTCAGCCACAATTTGATTGCCGAACTCTTCGGGATAAAAATTATTGAGAGCGCACTTCTTTTAAGAATGATGATATGGGCTGTTATTCCGGTTGGAATAAGTTCGGCGCTGATATCCTATCTTATGGCAAAAAACGCAAAAAAATCTCTGGTAAAATCTGCAGCTTTTGCATCAATAACCGGATTTATATTTTCAATTTTTTTAATTAAATATCTTGGAGTAAAAGGCGCGGCGTATTCGTTAAATTTTATTGAACTTATAATGGCAGGCGGTTTAATATATTTTACGTATAAAATTATAAAAATTAAATTTGATATAATAAACTTCATAAAAGTTTTGGCGGCATCCGCGATTATGGCGTATGCCGTTATGCTGACTCATCAGAAATTAATTTTAAGCATTTTTATAGGAATGGCGGTTTACGCCACATTATCGCTGATTTTAAAGACTATAACAAAAAAAGATATTAAAGAGCTTAGAAGTTTAATCGTAAAATAATACCCTCCCACTTCTCTTATATCTCATAAAATATCTTTTTACCTTCTTTTAAAG
This genomic stretch from Candidatus Acididesulfobacter guangdongensis harbors:
- a CDS encoding glycosyltransferase; its protein translation is MNQVIIIANNTFGKMMSGGDRIWIELTKNLTKTLNIVLFTSEEGLLLLKKSQKKEANISIIKTDKEFEYNNLYSILGLIKMQIRRTYKGIKYISANIDIIKNSDFIYSSSDFYPDFLPAFFAKIINKKIKWVAGFYLFAPFPLFRNTPYKGIHRVKGLLYWFMQLPSYFIVKYFADYVFVTSEPDIKRFHFKKKNKSRILAIKGGIDISESEKYLKFNDNIIPLDKRKYDACFVGRFHAQKGCLELIDIWSNVNNKKKLKLVLIGDGELRHEIENKVAKLSLQNQIDILGFLDGKDKYEIFKQSKLMIHPAIYDSGGMAMAEGMAFGLPGMSFDLEALKSYYPKGVIKIPCFDIDAFANAIISLLENEKLYKEFSKEAYKYAKTWDWRERANYIYKQVFEK
- a CDS encoding glycosyltransferase, with amino-acid sequence MKIGVLIDRLNIGGVEKIAIEEVKALIDIGEDAYLLVLSRKAVIKDAFADLLKNIPVVYLDDRLPKILKYSFKIPGFYFFSFFHLTYPFLLPFVIKKKEYDIIISHNIYTTFSALSLSKFNAIPYSVYVWDPLAYNLKKTYNKGFIHNIMFFILFLGKIIDKILVNNSMLVFVSGYIHYSQLKSIIKDDKKIKLIPLGHDYLRKIKNYRGDYIFIATAWKEGKGLENLLNVIQQIPNCELKVGGKWIQDNYKNKIESIIKNLKISNKVKLLGEISEQELNDLYANARVTVIINDEPGFGMPILEAASNGCTFIATETSGAAYFFEKNKDGFFYQYKDYITLKSYLIKLLYNERLAYDMGKNAWQKVKENYTWQKHAQILINEIKSLMIGK
- a CDS encoding DUF2079 domain-containing protein — translated: MTFFKKIEENYPPLVFAVIYTIIFSAATILRYETFHASYMDFGAEMHNIYRIAHGHFMSYGTHIFYGSGYLEPLYFFLGFLYKIIPHVSLFLILQSFLIGISAFPFYWLYKDIIGKNGAYLAPLLLLLNPQLHTGNMFDFHVSVFYVPFISFALYFAKKKQNLLLYIFFFLILITKIDSFIYATGVCIFMFLTDYRNKHAYVLAVISIIYGLSAIFIMLPHMNYDTYKALVTNGGSYMDTNRFPMISYGLKDLYEFNFSGLLKSIFLPFYNNITIYFKFVLFLFLAFLLLPLFSGRYFLIIIPALMMNLLVNYSFQSEFILQYSFYVIPFFVLASIYGIKNLKQSFLVKKLDKNSKLFNFTLLAMLIVIPYIIQNYSQLNYNVLDNIFNLKIYKLDKNIDIKSYKTALKKIPEDSVTSVSMFAYPWDFKEKKVYLFPQINKNVRYIIISTCVYRQMYHRKDKKLIKDLDGIINKGKFKIIYNSQCNFILKRINSNGNFNN
- a CDS encoding glycosyltransferase family 2 protein — its product is MIISKNRIMKVWYYLKKCRFNVFINAINLIFFSSSYNKNFKKLKQNFTPLIFPTFEMSAHKYPCSVSIVIPVYNQWNFTYMCLKSILENTKDYCRSKDYNEIGDINCSYEIIIADDKSSDETVNIEKYVKNVKIIRNKNNLGFIKNCNNAAEHASGKYILFLNNDTKVQKDWLNNLLLLIEKDKSIGMVGPKFIYPNGVLLEAGGIIWQEGDSWQFGRLDNPNRPEYNYIKEADYISGACIMIRKELFKDIGGFDERYAPAYYEDADLAFEVRKRGYKVVYQPKSLVIHYENVTYGKKKAISKNRNNIRFNDDAKNENNNVNVCNKEKFKQKWDYELKTLHYKHMTNIAIIKNRNKYYL